A region of Lepeophtheirus salmonis chromosome 13, UVic_Lsal_1.4, whole genome shotgun sequence DNA encodes the following proteins:
- the slgA gene encoding proline dehydrogenase 1, mitochondrial isoform X1, whose protein sequence is MAIHRIPRSSITSVNKVYGVRVQGRVPIRYLHSKRSTVTTSTSTTTTDIFADSDSKVITTNAGVKRRIDPLDTGFTNHSAAFKSKTTFEVLRGYIVLNLCSVGWIVNNNEQLMKLGKRVLGKPLFAKIMKYSFYGHFVAGENRQTIKPVIHRMHTFGVKSILDYSVEEDISEAQARKREMEERKSREYSIGSNHGVSLIACNVNEEFTPEVIPQKGTHRDHIRRYQAHVNTDRRANVTGARTYFYQNEAQCEKNMETFLRCIEAVADSTHKTGLAAIKMTALGRPNLLLQLSECIIRARRYYEFVSGVEGFVHEGKISPSAFQERFKENQIYDGNDDVQRWLSNMTSDRKGLIHLFSWSGLIDANLLLKDVFKVPNLKTGKLEPLITALSLKEEEQFRNMLSRLQTIFQAAKDLDVRVMVDAEQTYFQPAISRLTMEMMRKYNTEKAIIFNTYQCYLKIAYHSLILDMEQASRQNFYFGAKLVRGAYMEQERARAKDVGYDDPINPSYDATSEMYHKCLEECMARMATNKQNNKTDFSRIGIMVASHNADTVRFAINKMKELNINQEDRLICFGQLYGMCDQLSFPLGQSGYSVYKYVPYGPVNEVLPYLSRRARENKGIMHKLQLEKTLLLRELISRVKSGNLFYKPSGDYLPVGFEKLPEFPPKTS, encoded by the exons atggcgATACATCGAATCCCCCGATCCTCCATTACTTCCGTTAACAAAGTTTATGGGGTGCGCGTCCAGGGGAGGGTTCCTATCAGATATTTGCAtagcaaaagatccactgttaCTACCTCAACTTCCACTACCACAACTGATATTTTTGCTGATTCAG ATAGTAAAGTGATAACTACAAATGCAGGGGTTAAGCGGCGCATTGATCCATTGGATACTGGATTCACTAACCATTCAGCGGCATTCAAAAGTAAAACAACGTTCGAGGTTCTACGAGGATATATTGTACTTAACTTGTGTAGCGTTGGTTGGATCGTCAACAACAATGAACAG ctgaTGAAACTTGGAAAACGGGTCCTTGGCAAGCCCCTTTTcgcaaaaatcatgaaatactCTTTTTATGGACATTTTGTAGCCGGGGAGAATCGGCAAACCATAAAGCCTGTTATTCACAGAATGCACACTTTTGGAGTCAAATCCATTCTTGACTACTCTGTGGAAGAGGATATCTCAGAGGCTCAAGCTCGAAAACGAGAAATGGA AGAAAGAAAATCTCGGGAGTATTCCATTGGTAGCAACCACGGGGTTAGCCTCAT aGCCTGCAATGTGAACGAAGAATTTACTCCCGAAGTCATTCCACAAAAAGGTACTCATAGGGATCATATTCGTCGTTATCAGGCTCATGTCAACACGGATAGACGCGCCAATGTTACGGGCGCAAGGACatacttttatcaaaatgagGCTCAGTGTGAAAAGAACATGGAAACGTTCCTGCGTTGCATCGAGGCAGTTGCAG ACTCTACCCATAAAACGGGGCTCGCAGCTATTAAAATGACAGCCTTAGGTCGACCCAATCTTCTG CTTCAACTTTCCGAATGCATTATTCGCGCTCGACGCTACTATGAATTTGTTAGTGGAGTCGAAGGTTTCGTCCACGAAGGAAAAATAAGTCCCTCTGCTTTTCAAGAGCGCTTCAAGGAAAATCAAATCTATGATGGAAATGATGATGTTCAACGCTGGCTTTCTAATATGACTTCCGATAGAAAAGG attaattcatttattttcatggtCTGGTTTGATCGACGCTAACCTATTGTTAAAAGACGTTTTTAAAGTTCCCAATTTAAAAACGGGGAAACTGGAGCCTCTCATTACTGCACTCTCCCTCAAGGAAGAGGAGCAATTCCGGAACATGCTTTCTAGATTACAAACTATATTTCAA GCCGCCAAAGACCTCGATGTTCGTGTCATGGTAGATGCTGAACAAACCTATTTCCAACCCGCTATATCTCGGCTCACCATGGAAATGATGAGAAAGTACAACACTGAAAAAGCTATTATTTTCAATACGTATCAATGCTACCTGAAAATTGCATATCATTCTCTCATTCTGGATATGGAACAGGCAAGCagacaaaacttttatttcggAGCCAAATTAGTTAGAGGAGCATATATGGAACAAGAGAGAGCACGTGCAAAGGATGTTGGATATGATGATCCCATTAATCCATCCTACGATGCAACTAGTGAAATGTATCATAAATGCCTAGAAGAATGTATGGCACGAATGGCGACcaacaaacaaaacaataaaacagACTTCTCTAGGATTGGAATCATGGTAGCCAGTCATAATGCGGACACTGTTCGTTTTGCTATCAATAA aatgaaGGAACTGAATATTAACCAAGAGGATCGTTTAATTTGTTTTGGTCAACTCTATGGCATGTGTGATCAACTCTCCTTTCCCCTAG GTCAATCTGGATATTCAGTCTACAAATATGTACCTTATGGACCTGTGAATGAGGTTCTCCCCTATCTTTCAAg GAGAGCCAGAGAAAACAAGGGCATTATGCACAAGTTGCAATTGGAAAAGACTTTATTGCTTCGAGAATTGATCTCAAGAGTAAAAAGTGGTAATTTATTCTACAAACCATCTGGTGACTACTTACCTGTTGGGTTTGAGAAACTACCGGAGTTCCCGCCTAAGACGTCATAA
- the slgA gene encoding proline dehydrogenase 1, mitochondrial isoform X2, producing MAIHRIPRSSITSVNKVYGVRVQGRVPIRYLHSKRSTVTTSTSTTTTDIFADSDSKVITTNAGVKRRIDPLDTGFTNHSAAFKSKTTFEVLRGYIVLNLCSVGWIVNNNEQLMKLGKRVLGKPLFAKIMKYSFYGHFVAGENRQTIKPVIHRMHTFGVKSILDYSVEEDISEAQARKREMEACNVNEEFTPEVIPQKGTHRDHIRRYQAHVNTDRRANVTGARTYFYQNEAQCEKNMETFLRCIEAVADSTHKTGLAAIKMTALGRPNLLLQLSECIIRARRYYEFVSGVEGFVHEGKISPSAFQERFKENQIYDGNDDVQRWLSNMTSDRKGLIHLFSWSGLIDANLLLKDVFKVPNLKTGKLEPLITALSLKEEEQFRNMLSRLQTIFQAAKDLDVRVMVDAEQTYFQPAISRLTMEMMRKYNTEKAIIFNTYQCYLKIAYHSLILDMEQASRQNFYFGAKLVRGAYMEQERARAKDVGYDDPINPSYDATSEMYHKCLEECMARMATNKQNNKTDFSRIGIMVASHNADTVRFAINKMKELNINQEDRLICFGQLYGMCDQLSFPLGQSGYSVYKYVPYGPVNEVLPYLSRRARENKGIMHKLQLEKTLLLRELISRVKSGNLFYKPSGDYLPVGFEKLPEFPPKTS from the exons atggcgATACATCGAATCCCCCGATCCTCCATTACTTCCGTTAACAAAGTTTATGGGGTGCGCGTCCAGGGGAGGGTTCCTATCAGATATTTGCAtagcaaaagatccactgttaCTACCTCAACTTCCACTACCACAACTGATATTTTTGCTGATTCAG ATAGTAAAGTGATAACTACAAATGCAGGGGTTAAGCGGCGCATTGATCCATTGGATACTGGATTCACTAACCATTCAGCGGCATTCAAAAGTAAAACAACGTTCGAGGTTCTACGAGGATATATTGTACTTAACTTGTGTAGCGTTGGTTGGATCGTCAACAACAATGAACAG ctgaTGAAACTTGGAAAACGGGTCCTTGGCAAGCCCCTTTTcgcaaaaatcatgaaatactCTTTTTATGGACATTTTGTAGCCGGGGAGAATCGGCAAACCATAAAGCCTGTTATTCACAGAATGCACACTTTTGGAGTCAAATCCATTCTTGACTACTCTGTGGAAGAGGATATCTCAGAGGCTCAAGCTCGAAAACGAGAAATGGA aGCCTGCAATGTGAACGAAGAATTTACTCCCGAAGTCATTCCACAAAAAGGTACTCATAGGGATCATATTCGTCGTTATCAGGCTCATGTCAACACGGATAGACGCGCCAATGTTACGGGCGCAAGGACatacttttatcaaaatgagGCTCAGTGTGAAAAGAACATGGAAACGTTCCTGCGTTGCATCGAGGCAGTTGCAG ACTCTACCCATAAAACGGGGCTCGCAGCTATTAAAATGACAGCCTTAGGTCGACCCAATCTTCTG CTTCAACTTTCCGAATGCATTATTCGCGCTCGACGCTACTATGAATTTGTTAGTGGAGTCGAAGGTTTCGTCCACGAAGGAAAAATAAGTCCCTCTGCTTTTCAAGAGCGCTTCAAGGAAAATCAAATCTATGATGGAAATGATGATGTTCAACGCTGGCTTTCTAATATGACTTCCGATAGAAAAGG attaattcatttattttcatggtCTGGTTTGATCGACGCTAACCTATTGTTAAAAGACGTTTTTAAAGTTCCCAATTTAAAAACGGGGAAACTGGAGCCTCTCATTACTGCACTCTCCCTCAAGGAAGAGGAGCAATTCCGGAACATGCTTTCTAGATTACAAACTATATTTCAA GCCGCCAAAGACCTCGATGTTCGTGTCATGGTAGATGCTGAACAAACCTATTTCCAACCCGCTATATCTCGGCTCACCATGGAAATGATGAGAAAGTACAACACTGAAAAAGCTATTATTTTCAATACGTATCAATGCTACCTGAAAATTGCATATCATTCTCTCATTCTGGATATGGAACAGGCAAGCagacaaaacttttatttcggAGCCAAATTAGTTAGAGGAGCATATATGGAACAAGAGAGAGCACGTGCAAAGGATGTTGGATATGATGATCCCATTAATCCATCCTACGATGCAACTAGTGAAATGTATCATAAATGCCTAGAAGAATGTATGGCACGAATGGCGACcaacaaacaaaacaataaaacagACTTCTCTAGGATTGGAATCATGGTAGCCAGTCATAATGCGGACACTGTTCGTTTTGCTATCAATAA aatgaaGGAACTGAATATTAACCAAGAGGATCGTTTAATTTGTTTTGGTCAACTCTATGGCATGTGTGATCAACTCTCCTTTCCCCTAG GTCAATCTGGATATTCAGTCTACAAATATGTACCTTATGGACCTGTGAATGAGGTTCTCCCCTATCTTTCAAg GAGAGCCAGAGAAAACAAGGGCATTATGCACAAGTTGCAATTGGAAAAGACTTTATTGCTTCGAGAATTGATCTCAAGAGTAAAAAGTGGTAATTTATTCTACAAACCATCTGGTGACTACTTACCTGTTGGGTTTGAGAAACTACCGGAGTTCCCGCCTAAGACGTCATAA
- the slgA gene encoding proline dehydrogenase 1, mitochondrial isoform X3: MKLGKRVLGKPLFAKIMKYSFYGHFVAGENRQTIKPVIHRMHTFGVKSILDYSVEEDISEAQARKREMEERKSREYSIGSNHGVSLIACNVNEEFTPEVIPQKGTHRDHIRRYQAHVNTDRRANVTGARTYFYQNEAQCEKNMETFLRCIEAVADSTHKTGLAAIKMTALGRPNLLLQLSECIIRARRYYEFVSGVEGFVHEGKISPSAFQERFKENQIYDGNDDVQRWLSNMTSDRKGLIHLFSWSGLIDANLLLKDVFKVPNLKTGKLEPLITALSLKEEEQFRNMLSRLQTIFQAAKDLDVRVMVDAEQTYFQPAISRLTMEMMRKYNTEKAIIFNTYQCYLKIAYHSLILDMEQASRQNFYFGAKLVRGAYMEQERARAKDVGYDDPINPSYDATSEMYHKCLEECMARMATNKQNNKTDFSRIGIMVASHNADTVRFAINKMKELNINQEDRLICFGQLYGMCDQLSFPLGQSGYSVYKYVPYGPVNEVLPYLSRRARENKGIMHKLQLEKTLLLRELISRVKSGNLFYKPSGDYLPVGFEKLPEFPPKTS, from the exons aTGAAACTTGGAAAACGGGTCCTTGGCAAGCCCCTTTTcgcaaaaatcatgaaatactCTTTTTATGGACATTTTGTAGCCGGGGAGAATCGGCAAACCATAAAGCCTGTTATTCACAGAATGCACACTTTTGGAGTCAAATCCATTCTTGACTACTCTGTGGAAGAGGATATCTCAGAGGCTCAAGCTCGAAAACGAGAAATGGA AGAAAGAAAATCTCGGGAGTATTCCATTGGTAGCAACCACGGGGTTAGCCTCAT aGCCTGCAATGTGAACGAAGAATTTACTCCCGAAGTCATTCCACAAAAAGGTACTCATAGGGATCATATTCGTCGTTATCAGGCTCATGTCAACACGGATAGACGCGCCAATGTTACGGGCGCAAGGACatacttttatcaaaatgagGCTCAGTGTGAAAAGAACATGGAAACGTTCCTGCGTTGCATCGAGGCAGTTGCAG ACTCTACCCATAAAACGGGGCTCGCAGCTATTAAAATGACAGCCTTAGGTCGACCCAATCTTCTG CTTCAACTTTCCGAATGCATTATTCGCGCTCGACGCTACTATGAATTTGTTAGTGGAGTCGAAGGTTTCGTCCACGAAGGAAAAATAAGTCCCTCTGCTTTTCAAGAGCGCTTCAAGGAAAATCAAATCTATGATGGAAATGATGATGTTCAACGCTGGCTTTCTAATATGACTTCCGATAGAAAAGG attaattcatttattttcatggtCTGGTTTGATCGACGCTAACCTATTGTTAAAAGACGTTTTTAAAGTTCCCAATTTAAAAACGGGGAAACTGGAGCCTCTCATTACTGCACTCTCCCTCAAGGAAGAGGAGCAATTCCGGAACATGCTTTCTAGATTACAAACTATATTTCAA GCCGCCAAAGACCTCGATGTTCGTGTCATGGTAGATGCTGAACAAACCTATTTCCAACCCGCTATATCTCGGCTCACCATGGAAATGATGAGAAAGTACAACACTGAAAAAGCTATTATTTTCAATACGTATCAATGCTACCTGAAAATTGCATATCATTCTCTCATTCTGGATATGGAACAGGCAAGCagacaaaacttttatttcggAGCCAAATTAGTTAGAGGAGCATATATGGAACAAGAGAGAGCACGTGCAAAGGATGTTGGATATGATGATCCCATTAATCCATCCTACGATGCAACTAGTGAAATGTATCATAAATGCCTAGAAGAATGTATGGCACGAATGGCGACcaacaaacaaaacaataaaacagACTTCTCTAGGATTGGAATCATGGTAGCCAGTCATAATGCGGACACTGTTCGTTTTGCTATCAATAA aatgaaGGAACTGAATATTAACCAAGAGGATCGTTTAATTTGTTTTGGTCAACTCTATGGCATGTGTGATCAACTCTCCTTTCCCCTAG GTCAATCTGGATATTCAGTCTACAAATATGTACCTTATGGACCTGTGAATGAGGTTCTCCCCTATCTTTCAAg GAGAGCCAGAGAAAACAAGGGCATTATGCACAAGTTGCAATTGGAAAAGACTTTATTGCTTCGAGAATTGATCTCAAGAGTAAAAAGTGGTAATTTATTCTACAAACCATCTGGTGACTACTTACCTGTTGGGTTTGAGAAACTACCGGAGTTCCCGCCTAAGACGTCATAA
- the slgA gene encoding proline dehydrogenase 1, mitochondrial isoform X4 — protein sequence MKLGKRVLGKPLFAKIMKYSFYGHFVAGENRQTIKPVIHRMHTFGVKSILDYSVEEDISEAQARKREMEACNVNEEFTPEVIPQKGTHRDHIRRYQAHVNTDRRANVTGARTYFYQNEAQCEKNMETFLRCIEAVADSTHKTGLAAIKMTALGRPNLLLQLSECIIRARRYYEFVSGVEGFVHEGKISPSAFQERFKENQIYDGNDDVQRWLSNMTSDRKGLIHLFSWSGLIDANLLLKDVFKVPNLKTGKLEPLITALSLKEEEQFRNMLSRLQTIFQAAKDLDVRVMVDAEQTYFQPAISRLTMEMMRKYNTEKAIIFNTYQCYLKIAYHSLILDMEQASRQNFYFGAKLVRGAYMEQERARAKDVGYDDPINPSYDATSEMYHKCLEECMARMATNKQNNKTDFSRIGIMVASHNADTVRFAINKMKELNINQEDRLICFGQLYGMCDQLSFPLGQSGYSVYKYVPYGPVNEVLPYLSRRARENKGIMHKLQLEKTLLLRELISRVKSGNLFYKPSGDYLPVGFEKLPEFPPKTS from the exons aTGAAACTTGGAAAACGGGTCCTTGGCAAGCCCCTTTTcgcaaaaatcatgaaatactCTTTTTATGGACATTTTGTAGCCGGGGAGAATCGGCAAACCATAAAGCCTGTTATTCACAGAATGCACACTTTTGGAGTCAAATCCATTCTTGACTACTCTGTGGAAGAGGATATCTCAGAGGCTCAAGCTCGAAAACGAGAAATGGA aGCCTGCAATGTGAACGAAGAATTTACTCCCGAAGTCATTCCACAAAAAGGTACTCATAGGGATCATATTCGTCGTTATCAGGCTCATGTCAACACGGATAGACGCGCCAATGTTACGGGCGCAAGGACatacttttatcaaaatgagGCTCAGTGTGAAAAGAACATGGAAACGTTCCTGCGTTGCATCGAGGCAGTTGCAG ACTCTACCCATAAAACGGGGCTCGCAGCTATTAAAATGACAGCCTTAGGTCGACCCAATCTTCTG CTTCAACTTTCCGAATGCATTATTCGCGCTCGACGCTACTATGAATTTGTTAGTGGAGTCGAAGGTTTCGTCCACGAAGGAAAAATAAGTCCCTCTGCTTTTCAAGAGCGCTTCAAGGAAAATCAAATCTATGATGGAAATGATGATGTTCAACGCTGGCTTTCTAATATGACTTCCGATAGAAAAGG attaattcatttattttcatggtCTGGTTTGATCGACGCTAACCTATTGTTAAAAGACGTTTTTAAAGTTCCCAATTTAAAAACGGGGAAACTGGAGCCTCTCATTACTGCACTCTCCCTCAAGGAAGAGGAGCAATTCCGGAACATGCTTTCTAGATTACAAACTATATTTCAA GCCGCCAAAGACCTCGATGTTCGTGTCATGGTAGATGCTGAACAAACCTATTTCCAACCCGCTATATCTCGGCTCACCATGGAAATGATGAGAAAGTACAACACTGAAAAAGCTATTATTTTCAATACGTATCAATGCTACCTGAAAATTGCATATCATTCTCTCATTCTGGATATGGAACAGGCAAGCagacaaaacttttatttcggAGCCAAATTAGTTAGAGGAGCATATATGGAACAAGAGAGAGCACGTGCAAAGGATGTTGGATATGATGATCCCATTAATCCATCCTACGATGCAACTAGTGAAATGTATCATAAATGCCTAGAAGAATGTATGGCACGAATGGCGACcaacaaacaaaacaataaaacagACTTCTCTAGGATTGGAATCATGGTAGCCAGTCATAATGCGGACACTGTTCGTTTTGCTATCAATAA aatgaaGGAACTGAATATTAACCAAGAGGATCGTTTAATTTGTTTTGGTCAACTCTATGGCATGTGTGATCAACTCTCCTTTCCCCTAG GTCAATCTGGATATTCAGTCTACAAATATGTACCTTATGGACCTGTGAATGAGGTTCTCCCCTATCTTTCAAg GAGAGCCAGAGAAAACAAGGGCATTATGCACAAGTTGCAATTGGAAAAGACTTTATTGCTTCGAGAATTGATCTCAAGAGTAAAAAGTGGTAATTTATTCTACAAACCATCTGGTGACTACTTACCTGTTGGGTTTGAGAAACTACCGGAGTTCCCGCCTAAGACGTCATAA
- the LOC121128272 gene encoding uncharacterized protein has protein sequence MENEEDLSLMVDRAFTVRAIYLKPRELIPFPASEFYPCYDYESHPKYPIPVKQSKEIFSGYVPVVENSSSSVSTSFSAPSSSSYTKINLKATPNDVARFETVASEPLIPLFQQTPQTKLVIPPPVTRPFYHSHDGLTDKSNQVVQRYFMQNLYSCESQELSTSSKQQMLILPSSQPSGTSYSPSSPEESLELTSTINIKSSNTSNYFQNQYLEHEYTFYNQQSQSATPLPPQQHQRKQFMNNQQQHNLYFQFADKSQMNRSCEKILTNANYIDLTPSPTSSSLGLTQIKALYEERHKKSNRGNKKKHPYATNVASGYNPTIVKYHRPPVTKKARTIFSDSQSADMLRVFRQTPYISAKQRSQMAQHLEIPEETISVWFKNQRSKMKKKMSLYSGNTVTTSVIDG, from the exons ATGGAAAATGAAGAAGACTTGTCCTTGATGGTAGATCGAGCCTTTACAGTCCGAGCCATTTATTTGAAGCCGCGTGAATTGATTCCATTCCCTGCATCGGAGTTTTATCCATGCTATGACTACGAGTCCCATCCCAAGTATCCCATTCCTGTAAAGCagagcaaagaaatatttagtggATATGTTCCTGTAGTGGAGAACTCTTCCTCTTCAGTTTCGACTTCTTTCTCGGCTCCTTCCTCATCCTCTTATACCAAA aTCAATCTCAAAGCCACCCCGAATGATGTAGCCCGTTTCGAAACAGTCGCCTCTGAGCCCCTCATCCCTCTGTTCCAACAAACCCCGCAAACTAAACTCGTCATTCCTCCACCTGTGACAAGGCCATTTTATCATTCTCACGATGGTCTTACGGACAAGTCCAATCAAGTTGTTCAGCGCTACTTTATGCAAAATCTCTATTCATGCGAATCTCAGGAACTCTCTACCTCCTCTAAGCAGCAAATGCTCATTCTCCCCTCTTCACAACCCTCTGGGACATCGTATTCCCCTTCTTCTCCAGAGGAGAGCCTGGAGCTCACCTCCACCATCAATATTAAATCCTCAAATACCtccaattattttcaaaaccaatACCTGGAACATGAATACACTTTTTACAATCAACAATCTCAATCTGCAACGCCCCTGCCGCCGCAACAACATCAAAGGAAACAATTCATGAATAATCAGCAGCAACACAACttgtattttcaatttgcaGATAAATCTCAAATGAATAGATCATGTGAAAAGATTTTGACAAATGCCAATTACATTGATCTAACGCCTTCTCCAACGAGTAGCTCGCTTGGTCTTACTCAAATCAAAGCCCTCTATGAAGAAAGGCACAAGAAAAGCAACAG GGGAAACAAGAAGAAACATCCGTATGCCACCAACGTCGCTTCAGGATATAATCCAACCATTGTAAAATATCACCGACCCCCTGTGACAAAAAAAGCAAGAACCATTTTTAGCGACTCTCAATCTGCTGACATGCTTCGTGTTTTCCGACAGACACCCTATATTTCCGCTAAACAAAGGTCTCAGATGGCTCAGCATTTAGAAATACCCGAGGAAACGATATCG GTTTGGTTTAAAAATCAACGttctaaaatgaaaaagaagatgTCGCTTTATTCAGGAAATACTGTTACGACCTCGGTGATTGATGGTTGA